The following are encoded together in the Lactuca sativa cultivar Salinas chromosome 1, Lsat_Salinas_v11, whole genome shotgun sequence genome:
- the LOC111897236 gene encoding uncharacterized protein LOC111897236, with the protein MSVRKMKAKVSTTFNINVSEGQCRNAKKFALQEIEGSLIEHYGRLWSYGHEILRTNPGSTVRMDVDIMPDSTTLFSKGEVLAAVGRDANNQIYPIAWAVDGVENKATWKWFIDLLMDDIDGGLGAGITLLSDGHKGLLEAVKERCPEAEHRQCARHIVANFAKGFTGQHFRKLFWRAVRASTEQKFKHVMEKIKSLDTQAYEYLIDRDPTTWSKVFFKEGRDCDAVENGVSESFNSAIRHGRRKPIITMLEEIRIFVMERIYNCGGVTPCGYQKYEVRFNDAAYGVDLIAKTCACRIWQLTGIPCLHGVVAISSLNQDAETYVSQSYSKEAFLKCYYYSINPLNGSDTLEEVPYRKPLPPKRRRLPGRPSVKRKRDAVERELSGPVRHSVTRRGSMIKCSICKEPGHNKIKCPSKQQTNTSAPSSSRGSGAGPSQPPSSSWGSGAGPSQPPAAAQPPPPPPAARPVPRRAPIGRTGRRKYSERIVKMALRRNIPGVGSSAENHAVLN; encoded by the exons ATGAGTGTTAGGAAGATGAAAGCTAAAGTTTCAACAACATTCAATATAAATGTGAGTGAGGGGCAATGCAGAAATGCAAAGAAATTTGCATTACAAGAAATTGAAGGAAGTCTAATTGAACATTATGGGAGATTATGGTCATATGGTCATGAAATTCTGAGGACAAACCCTGGGTCTACTGTGAGGATGGATGTAGACATCATGCCAGATTCCACAACTTTGTTTTCTAA GGGAGAAGTTTTGGCAGCTGTAGGGAGGGATGCAAACAACCAAATCTACCCTATAGCATGGGCTGTAGATGGAGTTGAGAACAAGGCCACATGGAAGTGGTTCATAGATCTCCTCATGGATGATATTGATGGTGGTCTTGGTGCAGGCATTACCCTTCTTTCTGATGGACACAAG GGGTTGCTAGAAGCAGTAAAAGAAAGGTGTCCAGAAGCTGAACACAGACAATGTGCCAGGCACATTGTGGCTAATTTTGCTAAAGGGTTTACCGGTCAACATTTCAGGAAGCTTTTTTGGAGGGCTGTTAGAGCTAGTACTGAACAGAAGTTCAAACATGTAATGGAAAAGATCAAATCTTTAGATACTCAAGCATATGAGTACCTTATAGACAGAGATCCTACTACCTGGTCTAAGGTATTTTTTAAAGAGGGCAGAGATTGTGATGCAGTTGAGAATGGGGTGAGTGAGAGTTTCAATTCTGCTATTAGGCATGGTAGAAGGAAACCAATCATCACTATGTTAGAGGAGATTAGGATATTTGTGATGGAGAGGATATACA ATTGTGGGGGGGTTACTCCTTGTGGTTATCAAAAGTATGAAGTTAGGTTCAATGATGCAGCATATGGAGTGGATCTAATTGCAAAGACTTGTGCATGCAGAATATGGCAACTTACAGGGATACCATGCTTACATGGAGTAGTTGCAATCTCTTCCCTGAATCAAGATGCAGAAACATATGTGTCCCAATCATACAGTAAAGAGGCTTTTCTAAAATGCTATTATTATAGCATTAACCCTCTCAATGGTAGTGATACGTTGGAAGAAGTTCCTTATCGAAAGCCTTTGCCTCCCAAAAGAAGAAGATTACCTGGTAGGCCATCAGTGAAAAGGAAGAGGGATGCAGTGGAAAGGGAGTTGAGTGGACCAGTTAGACATTCTGTGACAAGAAGGGGATCCATGATAAAGTGTAGTATTTGCAAGGAACCAGGTCATAACAAGATAAAGTGTCCATCTAAGCAGCAAACAAATACATCAG CACCAAGTTCATCTAGGGGTAGTGGAGCAGGACCAAGTCAACCACCAAGTTCATCATGGGGTAGTGGAGCAGGACCAAGTCAACCACCAGCAGCAGCccaaccacctccaccaccaccagctGCAAGGCCTGTCCCAAGAAGGGCCCCAATTGGTAGAACTGGACGGAGGAAATATTCTGAAAGGATTGTCAAAATGGCATTGAGGAGGAACATACCTGGGGTTGGGAGCAGTGCAGAGAACCATGCAGTCCTTAATTAA